The Allocatelliglobosispora scoriae genome contains a region encoding:
- a CDS encoding EamA family transporter produces MTTIAPPAAAPTTGLAGGVAALAASGLSNQVGAATGALAFPVIGPVGVVSIRQFVAAGVLMATVRPPLRSFTRQQWWPVLCLGLVFGTMNLTLYAAIDRIGLGLAVTLEFLGPMAIALATTRRRSGLAYALAAAVGVAILSRPQPTTDYLGIALGLVAAACWAAYILLNRVIGARLPGLQGTAAAAGFSALLYLPVGVWVLIAHPPTPAALGCALTTGVLSSIVPYAADIITLRRVPPHLFGILMSMNPVIAALVGLVVLHQVLGWSEVVAMGLIVLANVAAVASSD; encoded by the coding sequence ATGACCACGATCGCGCCGCCCGCCGCCGCACCCACGACCGGCCTCGCCGGCGGTGTCGCCGCGCTCGCCGCCAGCGGACTCTCCAACCAGGTCGGCGCGGCGACCGGTGCCCTCGCCTTCCCCGTCATCGGCCCGGTCGGGGTGGTGAGCATCCGGCAGTTCGTCGCGGCGGGCGTGCTGATGGCGACCGTGCGGCCGCCGCTGCGCAGCTTCACCCGGCAGCAGTGGTGGCCGGTGCTCTGCCTCGGTCTCGTCTTCGGCACGATGAACCTCACGCTCTACGCCGCGATCGACCGGATCGGGCTCGGCCTCGCCGTCACGCTGGAGTTCCTCGGCCCGATGGCGATCGCGCTCGCGACGACCCGGCGCCGCTCGGGGCTCGCCTACGCACTCGCCGCCGCCGTCGGGGTGGCGATCCTGTCCCGGCCCCAGCCGACCACCGATTACCTCGGCATCGCCCTCGGGCTCGTCGCCGCCGCCTGCTGGGCCGCTTACATCCTGCTCAACCGGGTGATCGGCGCCCGCCTGCCGGGGCTGCAGGGGACGGCCGCCGCAGCCGGGTTCTCCGCGCTGCTCTACCTGCCCGTCGGGGTGTGGGTGCTGATCGCCCATCCGCCGACGCCGGCCGCACTCGGCTGCGCACTCACGACCGGGGTGCTCTCGTCGATCGTGCCCTACGCCGCCGACATCATCACGCTGCGCCGGGTGCCGCCGCACCTGTTCGGCATCCTGATGAGCATGAACCCGGTGATCGCGGCACTGGTCGGGCTCGTCGTGCTGCACCAGGTGCTCGGGTGGAGCGAGGTCGTGGCGATGGGTCTGATCGTGCTCGCCAACGTCGCGGCGGTCGCCTCGTCCGACTGA
- a CDS encoding MFS transporter, giving the protein MSGVGGFLRTPQVVWVLGGSLIGRLPLGAAPLVLLLFARETMSIGLAGLVVGAYSAGTAIGQPLLSRLADRWRQPPVLWAAVALSTLGLIVTALRPGTAAMLVAAVLIGVGAPPFESCLRVLWKDLVPPELVHVAYTVDVTAQELIFIVGPVLALGAIGLGGSVGGLVAIGVVQLVGTLIFATAPVVNRWRGETVPRHWAGPLRSAALRLLLAATLLVGAGVGSTVVAVTGYAEAAGSRSWAGWLLAAQATGALIGGLLFARHQPADLRRSLPGIVGLLAVSYLPLLLVPGLPVMVVLLVVSGAGLPAMLTAVFISADKVAPAGTAAESFAWVATAFAVGSAAGSAVDGALLDASGSVAVGFLPAPLAIGAASALLLRRRRGGRQRSRAI; this is encoded by the coding sequence GTGTCCGGTGTGGGTGGCTTTCTGCGTACACCCCAGGTGGTCTGGGTTTTGGGTGGGAGCCTGATCGGGCGACTGCCGCTGGGGGCGGCGCCGCTGGTGCTGCTGCTCTTCGCGCGCGAGACGATGTCGATCGGGCTGGCAGGGCTGGTGGTGGGGGCCTACAGCGCGGGGACGGCGATCGGGCAGCCGCTGCTGTCGAGGCTGGCGGACCGGTGGCGGCAACCACCGGTGCTGTGGGCGGCCGTGGCGCTCTCCACCCTGGGGCTCATCGTCACGGCACTGCGGCCGGGGACGGCTGCGATGCTGGTCGCGGCAGTTCTGATCGGGGTGGGCGCGCCGCCGTTCGAGTCGTGCCTGCGGGTGCTGTGGAAGGACCTGGTGCCGCCGGAGCTGGTGCACGTGGCCTATACGGTCGATGTCACCGCGCAGGAGCTGATCTTCATCGTGGGGCCGGTGCTGGCGCTGGGCGCGATCGGCCTCGGTGGATCGGTGGGCGGGCTCGTCGCGATCGGCGTCGTGCAGCTCGTGGGAACGCTGATCTTCGCCACCGCGCCGGTCGTGAACCGGTGGCGGGGCGAGACGGTGCCGCGGCACTGGGCCGGGCCGCTGCGGTCGGCGGCGCTGCGGCTGCTGCTCGCCGCGACGCTGCTGGTGGGAGCGGGTGTCGGCAGCACGGTCGTGGCGGTGACGGGCTACGCGGAGGCGGCCGGGTCACGGTCGTGGGCGGGCTGGCTGCTCGCCGCGCAGGCGACGGGTGCGCTGATCGGCGGACTGCTCTTCGCCCGGCATCAACCCGCTGACCTGCGGCGGAGCCTGCCGGGGATCGTGGGATTGCTGGCGGTGAGCTACCTGCCGCTGCTCCTCGTGCCGGGGTTGCCGGTGATGGTGGTCCTCCTGGTGGTGAGCGGTGCGGGGCTGCCCGCGATGCTCACCGCGGTCTTCATCTCGGCCGACAAGGTCGCCCCGGCGGGGACGGCGGCGGAGTCGTTCGCCTGGGTGGCGACGGCGTTCGCGGTCGGCAGCGCTGCGGGGTCCGCTGTGGACGGTGCACTGCTCGACGCCAGCGGTTCGGTCGCGGTGGGGTTCCTGCCGGCACCGCTCGCGATCGGTGCCGCGAGCGCCCTGCTGCTGCGCCGGCGCCGGGGCGGCCGTCAGCGGTCCCGGGCGATCTAG
- a CDS encoding ABC transporter ATP-binding protein, translating into MSMFGGGFGGPGAGPGSAPMGGLGGIGVNRGGGRQVGAGEGLPFAGIPAELMAGVAKLERSEPDHAEPADTFTHQPPRTGPLTMVSLIRGHGRTFAVAVALVIVETLLLQAGPLLVQIGIDHGIVPRDFDIVLLAAGLFAASVIAGWAASGARMRQTGRLAADTMRDLRVRVFAQLQRLSMDYYTREKAGVIMTRMTSDVEALQQLFQEGLAQFAVQGLTMVVVTVVLFSYNVQLASITLFLVVPLLLVASLWFRKASDVGYRRQRDTIGAMFSDLSENLYGVRVITAHNRQERNTAAHRAVVGAYRDANDFTGHINAIYGPGTSVIGMLGLAALLLIGGNMVLDGDLRIGELTAFVLYLNAFFAPVQQLVQLYTNYQQGRAAVLKLRELLAAAPTVPETPQAQPLPRVRGEIVFSGVTFGYEPGRPVLRDVELRIAPGETLAVVGPTGAGKSTLAKLVTRLHDPDSGRILIDGVDLRSVTLASLRRQIGVVPQEPFMFVGSLRDNIAFARPEATDDEIWSAVDAVGLRELVERTQLGLDAPLHERGQSVSSGQRQLLALARAFLAQPRVVVLDEATSNLDLRSELLVERALDRLLDGRTALLIAHRLSTAMRADRIIVVDASGILESGSHAELVATGGHYAGMYATWSART; encoded by the coding sequence ATGAGCATGTTCGGTGGCGGATTCGGCGGCCCCGGCGCGGGTCCCGGCAGCGCACCCATGGGCGGCCTCGGCGGCATCGGCGTCAACCGAGGCGGCGGACGGCAGGTCGGAGCGGGCGAGGGACTGCCCTTCGCGGGCATCCCGGCCGAGCTGATGGCCGGGGTGGCGAAGCTCGAACGCAGCGAGCCCGACCACGCGGAACCCGCCGACACCTTCACCCACCAGCCACCGCGTACCGGCCCGCTCACCATGGTGTCGCTGATCCGCGGCCACGGCCGGACCTTCGCCGTCGCCGTGGCGCTCGTCATCGTCGAGACGCTGCTGCTGCAGGCCGGTCCGCTGCTCGTGCAGATCGGGATCGACCACGGCATCGTCCCCCGCGACTTCGACATCGTGCTGCTCGCCGCGGGGCTCTTCGCCGCCTCCGTCATCGCCGGGTGGGCCGCGTCCGGCGCCCGGATGCGCCAGACCGGCCGACTCGCCGCCGACACGATGCGCGACCTGCGCGTCCGGGTCTTCGCGCAGCTCCAGCGCCTCTCCATGGACTACTACACGCGGGAGAAGGCCGGGGTCATCATGACCCGGATGACCTCCGACGTCGAGGCGCTGCAGCAGCTCTTCCAGGAGGGGCTGGCGCAGTTCGCGGTCCAGGGGCTCACCATGGTCGTGGTCACCGTGGTGCTCTTCAGCTACAACGTGCAGCTCGCGTCGATCACCCTCTTCCTCGTGGTGCCGCTGCTGCTCGTGGCGTCGCTGTGGTTCCGCAAGGCGTCGGACGTGGGCTACCGCAGGCAGCGCGACACGATCGGTGCGATGTTCTCGGACCTGTCGGAGAACCTCTACGGCGTACGCGTCATCACCGCCCACAACCGCCAGGAGCGCAACACGGCCGCGCACCGCGCGGTGGTCGGCGCCTACCGCGACGCCAACGACTTCACCGGCCACATCAACGCGATCTACGGGCCCGGCACCTCCGTGATCGGCATGCTCGGCCTCGCCGCTCTGCTGCTCATCGGCGGCAACATGGTCCTCGACGGCGATCTGCGCATCGGCGAGCTGACCGCGTTCGTGCTCTACCTCAACGCGTTCTTCGCGCCGGTGCAGCAGCTCGTGCAGCTCTACACCAACTACCAGCAGGGCCGGGCCGCGGTGCTCAAGCTCCGCGAGCTGCTCGCGGCAGCGCCGACGGTCCCGGAAACCCCCCAGGCCCAACCCCTTCCGCGGGTACGCGGGGAGATCGTCTTCTCCGGCGTCACGTTCGGCTACGAGCCGGGCCGTCCCGTGCTCCGCGACGTCGAACTGCGCATCGCACCGGGGGAGACCCTCGCCGTGGTCGGACCCACCGGCGCGGGCAAGTCCACGCTCGCCAAGCTCGTCACCCGGCTGCACGACCCCGACTCGGGGCGGATCCTCATCGACGGCGTCGACCTGCGCAGCGTCACCCTCGCGTCGCTGCGCCGGCAGATCGGTGTCGTACCGCAGGAGCCCTTCATGTTCGTCGGCTCCCTGCGGGACAACATCGCCTTCGCCCGGCCGGAGGCGACCGACGACGAGATCTGGTCCGCCGTCGATGCCGTCGGCCTTCGTGAGCTGGTCGAGCGTACGCAGCTAGGCCTCGACGCACCCCTGCACGAGCGGGGGCAGTCGGTCTCGTCGGGGCAGCGGCAGCTCCTCGCGCTGGCCCGGGCCTTCCTGGCGCAGCCGCGGGTGGTGGTGCTCGACGAGGCGACCTCCAATCTGGACCTGCGGTCCGAGCTGCTCGTCGAGCGGGCACTGGACCGGCTGCTGGACGGGCGCACGGCGCTGCTCATCGCGCACCGGCTGTCGACGGCGATGCGGGCCGACCGGATCATCGTGGTCGACGCCTCGGGGATCCTGGAGTCCGGTTCCCACGCTGAACTGGTGGCGACGGGCGGCCACTACGCCGGCATGTACGCCACCTGGTCCGCCCGCACCTGA
- a CDS encoding ABC transporter ATP-binding protein, translated as MTTSRYRTPTAAIDPDVTKSWLRRALPLVKAHRWLLLTSLGLSLIGLIVQVQIPNMVRIGIDDALVARTAPLTTYVWWVAGLAIAGGVINYLARRYLLRTAYEIEYDMRNIIFSHLVRMPFGFYDRVQSGELMSRSSSDIRAVQMYLAFGPSILVQCTIAIFAFILMLSINVPLAIVAMLAMPVIAILGVSMRKAIFPVSWLIQSRLAGVATIVDENINGVRIVKAFAGEQRQLTLLAKAADRVRWAYRRDAVIRSRWSPTLDSLPRLGMALVLLCGGWMVIEGHTSVGAIVAFNSYVLMLQPPFRMLGMMIMMGQRAAASAHRIYEVLDTSSEIVEAADPVRARIRGEIVFDGVEFTYPNGTEALHGLDLRVEPGETVAVVGATGSGKSTVAKLLARFYDADAGRITIDGRDVRDYELAGLRDQIGIVPDEPFLFSVSIHDNIAYGRPGADAADVIAAAIAAGADGFIRELPDGYATVVGERGYTLSGGQRQRLAIARALLVNPPILVLDDATSAVDVTVEKRIHSALSALLTDRTTIIVAHRLSTIALADRVVLIDGGRVLATGTHDELLVSEPRYGAVLASIDPDGAADLGVTPPGVPAAGGTGGGGAAGGGFAGGGTAGGAEIGATLQELVPSAQELVPSARPPGGPAAAGSRHHDTDGVTA; from the coding sequence GTGACCACGTCGCGCTACCGCACCCCCACCGCGGCGATCGATCCCGATGTCACCAAGTCCTGGCTGCGCCGGGCCCTGCCGCTGGTCAAGGCGCACCGATGGCTGCTGCTGACCTCCCTCGGGCTCTCGCTGATCGGCCTCATCGTGCAGGTGCAGATCCCCAACATGGTGCGCATCGGCATCGACGACGCGCTGGTGGCACGGACCGCGCCGCTGACGACATATGTCTGGTGGGTGGCGGGGCTCGCGATCGCCGGGGGCGTCATCAACTACCTGGCCCGGCGCTACCTGCTGCGCACGGCGTACGAGATCGAGTACGACATGCGCAACATCATCTTCTCGCACCTGGTCCGGATGCCGTTCGGCTTCTATGACCGGGTGCAGTCCGGCGAGCTGATGTCGCGCTCCAGCTCCGACATCCGCGCCGTCCAGATGTACCTCGCCTTCGGCCCGTCGATCCTGGTCCAGTGCACGATTGCGATCTTCGCCTTCATCCTGATGCTCTCGATCAACGTGCCGCTCGCGATCGTCGCGATGCTCGCCATGCCGGTCATCGCGATCCTCGGGGTCTCCATGCGCAAGGCGATCTTCCCGGTCTCCTGGCTGATCCAGTCCCGCCTCGCCGGTGTCGCCACGATCGTCGACGAGAACATCAACGGCGTCCGGATCGTCAAGGCCTTCGCGGGCGAGCAGCGGCAGCTCACGCTCCTGGCGAAGGCGGCGGACCGGGTGCGGTGGGCGTACCGGCGCGATGCGGTGATCCGCAGCCGCTGGTCGCCGACGCTGGACAGCCTGCCCCGCCTCGGCATGGCGCTGGTGCTGCTCTGCGGCGGCTGGATGGTGATCGAGGGGCACACCTCGGTCGGCGCGATCGTCGCCTTCAACTCCTACGTGCTGATGCTGCAGCCGCCCTTCCGGATGCTCGGCATGATGATCATGATGGGTCAGCGGGCCGCCGCCTCCGCACACCGCATCTACGAGGTGCTCGACACCTCCTCGGAGATCGTCGAGGCGGCCGACCCGGTCCGGGCCCGCATCCGCGGCGAGATCGTCTTCGACGGCGTCGAGTTCACCTACCCCAACGGCACCGAAGCGCTGCACGGCCTGGACCTGCGGGTCGAGCCGGGTGAGACGGTCGCCGTCGTCGGCGCCACCGGCTCCGGCAAGTCGACCGTGGCGAAGCTGCTCGCCCGCTTCTACGACGCCGACGCCGGCCGGATCACCATCGACGGCCGCGACGTGCGCGATTACGAGCTCGCCGGGCTGCGCGACCAGATCGGCATCGTCCCCGACGAGCCCTTCCTCTTCTCGGTCTCGATCCACGACAACATCGCCTACGGCCGGCCCGGGGCGGACGCCGCCGACGTGATCGCCGCGGCCATCGCCGCCGGGGCCGACGGCTTCATCCGAGAACTCCCCGACGGGTACGCCACCGTCGTCGGCGAGCGCGGCTACACGCTCTCCGGCGGCCAGCGCCAGCGCCTCGCCATCGCCAGAGCGCTGCTGGTCAACCCGCCGATCCTGGTCCTGGACGACGCGACGAGCGCGGTCGACGTGACCGTGGAGAAGCGGATCCACTCGGCGCTGTCGGCGCTGCTCACCGACCGCACCACGATCATCGTCGCGCACCGGCTGTCGACGATCGCGCTCGCCGACCGGGTGGTCCTCATCGACGGCGGCCGGGTGCTCGCGACCGGCACCCACGACGAACTGCTCGTGAGCGAGCCCCGCTACGGCGCGGTCCTCGCCTCGATCGACCCGGACGGGGCGGCCGACCTCGGCGTCACTCCGCCCGGCGTCCCGGCTGCCGGCGGCACCGGGGGCGGCGGTGCTGCGGGCGGCGGTTTCGCGGGCGGCGGCACCGCGGGCGGCGCCGAGATCGGCGCAACTCTTCAAGAGTTGGTGCCATCGGCTCAAGAGCTGGTGCCGTCGGCGCGGCCACCGGGCGGCCCGGCCGCCGCTGGATCCCGGCACCACGACACCGACGGAGTGACGGCATGA
- a CDS encoding aldo/keto reductase has product MTELRPFGRTGVKVSPLTLGAMNFGSRANADHADGIRIIHRALDEGINIVDTADVYSQGESEIIVGKALAGRRDDVFLASKFHMQIGEHPNHRGNSRRWIIREVEASLTRLQTEWIDLYQVHRPDPDTDFDETLGALSDLVHQGKIRYIGTSTFPASAIVEGQWIAQRRGRERVVAEQPPYSILTRGIEREVLPVAQQYGLAVLPWSPLGGGWLSGRYSRELTAPISSRASRMPERYDPTTPANASKLVAVEQLAALADEAGISLIHLALAFVLQHPAVTSAIIGPRTLEHLESQLGAVKVTLSPEILDRIDEIVPPGVTLNPADAGYHPLSVRDAAYRRR; this is encoded by the coding sequence ATGACCGAGCTTCGACCCTTCGGCCGCACCGGCGTCAAGGTCAGCCCGCTGACCCTGGGCGCGATGAACTTCGGTTCGCGCGCCAACGCCGACCACGCCGACGGCATCCGGATCATCCACCGGGCACTGGACGAGGGCATCAACATCGTCGACACCGCCGACGTCTACTCGCAGGGCGAATCGGAGATCATCGTCGGCAAGGCGCTCGCCGGGCGCCGCGACGACGTCTTTCTCGCCAGCAAGTTCCACATGCAGATCGGCGAGCACCCCAACCACCGGGGCAACTCCCGACGCTGGATCATCCGCGAGGTCGAGGCGAGCCTGACCCGGCTGCAGACCGAGTGGATCGACCTCTACCAGGTGCACCGGCCGGACCCGGACACCGACTTCGACGAGACCCTCGGCGCGCTGAGCGATCTGGTGCACCAGGGCAAGATCCGATACATCGGTACCTCGACCTTCCCCGCCTCGGCGATCGTCGAGGGGCAGTGGATCGCGCAGCGACGGGGCCGCGAGCGGGTCGTCGCCGAGCAGCCGCCCTACTCCATCCTCACCCGGGGCATCGAGCGCGAGGTGCTGCCGGTGGCCCAGCAGTACGGCCTGGCGGTGCTGCCGTGGAGCCCGCTCGGCGGCGGCTGGCTGTCCGGGCGTTACTCCAGGGAGCTCACCGCGCCGATCTCCTCGCGGGCGAGCCGGATGCCCGAGCGCTACGACCCGACGACACCGGCGAACGCGTCGAAGCTGGTCGCGGTGGAGCAGCTCGCCGCGCTCGCCGACGAGGCGGGCATCTCGCTGATCCACCTGGCGCTCGCCTTCGTGCTCCAGCACCCGGCGGTCACCTCGGCGATCATCGGCCCGCGCACGCTGGAGCACCTGGAGTCGCAGCTCGGAGCGGTCAAGGTGACGCTGAGCCCGGAGATCCTGGACCGGATCGACGAGATCGTCCCGCCCGGCGTGACGCTCAACCCGGCCGACGCCGGCTACCACCCGCTATCGGTCAGGGACGCTGCGTACCGGCGGCGATAG
- a CDS encoding RNA polymerase sigma factor: MESNIRERVRSGDPSVFAELFDRYAKAVYNHAFRLTANWAVTEDVMSATFLQAWRSRARVSDEGGSLRPWLLGIATNEARNHVRSNRRYRAAAAALPVEPPTPDHAEQVAGQLDDARRIRAAVAALALLRPHEREVITLCLWEGLDYESAARALGVPVGTVRSRLSRGRARLGKLVDAQLHGNPSAPAGQTTGENGSRPAQEGNR, from the coding sequence GTGGAGTCGAATATCCGGGAACGGGTCCGGTCGGGCGACCCGAGTGTCTTCGCCGAACTGTTCGACCGGTACGCGAAGGCCGTCTACAACCACGCGTTCCGGCTGACCGCCAACTGGGCGGTCACCGAGGACGTCATGTCGGCGACCTTCCTGCAGGCCTGGCGGTCGCGAGCGCGGGTGAGCGACGAGGGCGGCTCGCTGCGCCCCTGGCTGCTGGGGATCGCCACCAACGAGGCCCGCAACCACGTCCGCAGCAATCGCCGCTACCGGGCCGCCGCCGCGGCGCTGCCGGTGGAGCCGCCGACCCCGGACCACGCCGAGCAGGTCGCGGGGCAGCTCGACGACGCCCGCCGGATCCGGGCCGCCGTGGCCGCGCTCGCGCTGCTCCGGCCGCACGAGCGGGAGGTGATCACGCTGTGCCTCTGGGAGGGCCTGGACTACGAGAGCGCCGCCCGGGCGCTGGGGGTGCCGGTCGGCACGGTGCGGTCGCGGCTGTCCCGGGGCCGGGCCCGGCTCGGCAAGCTCGTCGACGCGCAGCTCCACGGGAACCCGTCGGCCCCGGCCGGACAGACAACAGGTGAGAACGGTTCGCGGCCAGCGCAGGAGGGCAATCGATGA
- a CDS encoding S1 family peptidase, translating to MARWKQVAVGAFALALVTALVPSTATSAAPPPAAAPQPAAAPNGTDDFAEEAAGFAKERGITEAEARKRMAWQLVAPDLDARLTTDLGSRYGALWIDVRNGDRVTIGVTGTVDAAAQATVKAATAAFGLTVYDLIPVKRSWAKLSADNDWLAGEVIRVNAGATVMLSAGIRTDLNAVQVGVPADGVLTAAQKAFVEAARTRLGAGLVLGTSPSRGFEAFAGCDSPYCDPPLRGGVKINYPGVTACTLGFIAQSKVDSKKYMVTAGHCAMDRLGNWWSKNAGLSEFKVGAVHHWIFDTYIGDMAIIRIDDPSAIGWNPQPWVMVTWGLSTTENFTYHISSDNMSVVGMRICTTGMKTRMSNCSYVTELGLTANLDGLPMRNLGRTDNCSQHGDSGAPMYASHVGYGILVGGVEGDCDTVYQGIRTVERELNVNILH from the coding sequence ATGGCCCGATGGAAGCAGGTGGCCGTCGGCGCGTTCGCGCTGGCCCTGGTCACCGCGCTCGTCCCGTCCACCGCGACCAGCGCCGCACCGCCCCCGGCCGCCGCACCACAGCCGGCCGCCGCACCGAACGGCACGGACGACTTCGCCGAGGAGGCGGCCGGGTTCGCCAAGGAACGCGGCATCACCGAGGCCGAGGCCCGCAAGCGGATGGCCTGGCAGCTCGTCGCGCCGGACCTCGACGCCCGGCTCACGACCGACCTGGGCAGCCGCTACGGCGCGCTCTGGATCGACGTGCGCAATGGCGACCGGGTGACGATCGGCGTCACCGGGACGGTCGACGCGGCAGCCCAGGCCACCGTCAAGGCGGCCACGGCGGCGTTCGGCCTGACGGTCTACGACCTCATCCCGGTCAAGCGGTCGTGGGCGAAGCTCTCGGCCGACAACGACTGGCTCGCCGGCGAGGTGATCCGGGTCAACGCGGGGGCGACGGTGATGCTCAGCGCCGGCATCCGCACCGACCTCAACGCGGTGCAGGTCGGCGTACCCGCCGATGGGGTTCTTACCGCCGCCCAGAAGGCGTTCGTGGAGGCGGCCCGGACCCGGCTCGGCGCCGGCCTGGTCTTGGGCACCTCGCCGAGCCGCGGGTTCGAGGCGTTCGCCGGGTGCGACTCGCCCTACTGCGACCCGCCGCTGCGGGGCGGCGTGAAGATCAACTACCCGGGCGTCACCGCCTGCACGCTCGGGTTCATCGCCCAGAGCAAGGTCGACAGCAAGAAGTACATGGTGACCGCCGGGCACTGCGCGATGGACCGCCTCGGCAACTGGTGGAGCAAGAACGCCGGGCTCAGCGAGTTCAAGGTCGGTGCGGTGCACCACTGGATCTTCGACACCTACATCGGCGACATGGCGATCATCCGGATCGACGACCCGTCGGCGATCGGCTGGAACCCGCAGCCCTGGGTGATGGTGACCTGGGGCCTGTCCACCACGGAGAACTTCACCTATCACATCAGCTCCGACAACATGAGCGTCGTCGGGATGCGCATCTGCACCACCGGGATGAAGACCCGGATGAGCAACTGCAGCTACGTCACGGAGCTCGGCCTCACCGCCAACCTCGACGGCCTGCCGATGCGCAACCTGGGCCGCACCGACAACTGCAGCCAGCACGGCGACAGCGGCGCCCCGATGTACGCCAGCCACGTCGGCTACGGCATCCTCGTCGGCGGCGTCGAGGGTGACTGCGACACCGTCTACCAGGGCATCCGGACGGTCGAGCGGGAGCTGAACGTCAACATCCTGCACTGA
- a CDS encoding GH1 family beta-glucosidase, with amino-acid sequence MSITTEGRELTGVDQLTFPQGFRWGAATASYQIEGAAQEDGRSRSIWDTFARTPGKVHLGHTGDVACDHYHRYRDDVALMAQLGLGTYRFSIAWPRIKPDGTGSVNTRGLDFYDKLVDELLTHGIDPMITLYHWDLPQILEDHGGWTSRDTALAFADLAQAVHGRLGDRVNTWTTLNEPWCSAFLGYASGIHAPGREDAQAAYLATHHLLLAHGLATQALRAGGAAEVSLTLNLTRVSPANPADRHDVEAATLIDGLQNRIFLDPVLRGAYPADMLRLFERFRAAGAIRDGDLAVISAPIDLLGINYYQAGLVRAQVGSPGSPVYPGSEGIIDVPQVKPVTAMDWPIDPTGLSDLLLRLTADYPGTPLMITENGAAFIDTVIDGRVRDTDRISYLDGHLRASHEAIQQGADLRGFLAWSLLDNYEWGYGYGQRFGIIHVDYDTQRRTPKDSALWFSDVISRNGLS; translated from the coding sequence GTGAGCATCACTACTGAAGGCCGGGAGCTGACCGGCGTCGACCAGTTGACCTTCCCGCAGGGATTCCGGTGGGGCGCGGCCACGGCGTCGTACCAGATCGAGGGCGCAGCGCAGGAGGACGGTCGGAGCAGGTCCATCTGGGACACCTTCGCGCGCACGCCGGGCAAGGTCCACCTCGGACACACCGGGGACGTCGCCTGCGACCACTACCACCGCTACCGCGATGACGTGGCCCTCATGGCGCAGCTCGGCCTCGGCACCTACCGCTTCTCCATCGCCTGGCCGCGGATCAAGCCGGACGGCACCGGCTCGGTCAACACCCGCGGACTCGACTTCTACGACAAGCTCGTCGACGAACTGCTCACGCACGGCATCGATCCGATGATCACGCTTTACCACTGGGACCTGCCGCAGATCCTCGAGGACCACGGAGGCTGGACGAGCCGCGACACCGCTCTCGCCTTCGCCGACCTCGCCCAGGCGGTCCACGGCCGCCTCGGCGACCGCGTCAACACCTGGACCACGCTCAACGAGCCCTGGTGCTCGGCCTTCCTCGGCTACGCCAGCGGCATCCACGCGCCGGGCCGTGAGGACGCCCAGGCCGCCTACCTCGCCACCCACCATCTGCTGCTGGCACACGGCCTCGCCACCCAGGCGCTGCGGGCCGGCGGGGCCGCCGAGGTGTCGCTCACCCTCAACCTGACCCGGGTCAGCCCGGCCAACCCCGCGGATCGCCACGATGTCGAGGCGGCGACGCTCATCGACGGGCTGCAGAACCGCATCTTCCTCGATCCGGTGCTGCGGGGGGCGTACCCGGCGGACATGCTGCGGTTGTTCGAACGGTTCCGCGCTGCCGGCGCGATCCGCGACGGCGACCTCGCGGTGATCTCCGCCCCGATCGATCTGCTCGGCATCAACTACTACCAGGCCGGGCTCGTGCGGGCCCAGGTCGGCTCGCCGGGCAGCCCCGTCTACCCCGGCAGCGAGGGGATCATCGACGTTCCGCAGGTCAAGCCGGTGACGGCGATGGACTGGCCGATCGACCCGACCGGCCTGTCGGACCTGCTGCTGCGGCTCACCGCGGATTACCCGGGCACGCCGCTGATGATCACAGAGAACGGCGCGGCCTTCATCGACACCGTGATCGACGGCCGGGTCCGCGACACCGATCGGATCTCCTACCTCGACGGCCACCTGCGCGCCTCGCACGAGGCGATCCAGCAGGGTGCCGACCTGCGCGGCTTCCTCGCCTGGTCGCTGCTCGACAACTACGAGTGGGGCTACGGCTACGGCCAGCGCTTCGGGATCATCCACGTCGACTACGACACCCAGCGGCGTACGCCGAAGGACAGCGCCCTGTGGTTCAGCGACGTGATCAGCCGTAACGGGCTGAGCTAG